One part of the Halopenitus persicus genome encodes these proteins:
- a CDS encoding DUF433 domain-containing protein: MGDAHVEVPEDGEPRIAGRRLSVLSVVLTVGGTDVTIEEYAEEHELDVSEVTAALAWAATREEWMASLIEERAMAMEQAMDDRDYPVTVDAPPGLDAGDVADYRRRAMEALSTVVSDWRQYGDTRWGDREK; encoded by the coding sequence ATGGGTGACGCGCACGTGGAGGTACCCGAGGATGGGGAGCCGCGTATCGCGGGCAGGCGTCTATCCGTACTGAGCGTCGTACTGACGGTTGGCGGTACCGACGTGACCATCGAGGAGTACGCCGAGGAGCACGAACTGGACGTGAGCGAGGTGACGGCGGCGTTGGCGTGGGCGGCCACGCGCGAGGAGTGGATGGCCAGTCTGATCGAGGAGCGTGCGATGGCGATGGAGCAGGCGATGGACGACCGTGACTACCCCGTCACCGTGGACGCGCCGCCGGGGCTTGACGCTGGGGACGTGGCTGACTATCGCAGGCGGGCGATGGAGGCGCTCTCCACCGTGGTGAGCGACTGGCGGCAATACGGAGACACGCGGTGGGGCGACCGCGAGAAGTAG
- a CDS encoding DUF7342 family protein, whose amino-acid sequence MEDIEDVDVETEPLSLPDRDEEALRREKREELADLPEEDLRAELARQEEEEQEWRDRFDVDGPDELEETISGEMDADERRRRRRIAYYWKQNRHVRGMIEEVLDG is encoded by the coding sequence ATGGAGGACATCGAGGACGTCGACGTCGAGACGGAGCCGCTGTCCTTACCCGACCGCGACGAGGAGGCGCTACGCCGCGAGAAACGCGAGGAACTGGCCGACCTCCCTGAAGAGGATCTGCGGGCGGAACTCGCCCGTCAAGAAGAGGAGGAGCAGGAGTGGCGTGACAGGTTCGACGTCGACGGCCCGGACGAGTTGGAGGAAACCATCAGCGGGGAGATGGACGCGGACGAGCGGCGGCGGAGAAGGCGTATCGCGTACTACTGGAAGCAGAACAGGCACGTGCGTGGGATGATCGAGGAGGTACTCGATGGGTGA
- a CDS encoding SHOCT domain-containing protein, which yields MSEQTQLTEFAEEAREQDAASVEEIRERYAEGEIGDRELEEQLERAVGEPDVDGGEDDEGDVPVVMFALAFVMLLMVGVVVTFGVPLALATFTSLSFPVSWGLWIGAVVAFLLD from the coding sequence GTGAGTGAGCAGACGCAACTGACCGAGTTCGCCGAAGAGGCGCGCGAGCAGGATGCTGCCTCGGTGGAGGAGATTCGCGAACGGTACGCCGAGGGCGAGATCGGCGACCGCGAACTCGAGGAGCAACTGGAGCGGGCAGTCGGGGAACCTGATGTTGACGGCGGAGAGGACGATGAAGGCGACGTTCCGGTGGTGATGTTCGCTCTGGCGTTCGTTATGCTGTTGATGGTGGGTGTTGTGGTGACCTTCGGAGTTCCTCTCGCACTGGCGACGTTCACCAGCCTGTCATTCCCTGTGAGTTGGGGGTTGTGGATAGGGGCTGTGGTTGCCTTCCTTCTGGATTGA
- a CDS encoding helix-hairpin-helix domain-containing protein — protein sequence MSEQASLDSFVGDGETEEETSDEDTDNTSGATLMTPEEAVEQGHLDVERALERGSVSEEWAIENGHIEPAEERDPEELDWEDYREHVKDDPKAYCLEHLDGWTYGEVVQAVSDRASNLTELNGILIIPKQDLIDRVDSLTCSKATEIHQRFLWDIDEDTGMVSVLGREKCHTKERWRLKEHQAKRLLYHFGSMERIAEASKEELEEVPGVGPATAERIVEDDVEYN from the coding sequence ATGAGTGAGCAGGCGTCCCTCGACTCCTTCGTGGGAGACGGTGAGACCGAGGAGGAGACCTCCGACGAGGACACCGACAATACCTCCGGGGCGACGCTGATGACGCCGGAGGAGGCCGTGGAACAGGGCCATCTGGACGTTGAGCGTGCCTTGGAACGTGGAAGCGTTAGCGAGGAGTGGGCCATCGAGAACGGACACATCGAGCCCGCCGAAGAGCGTGATCCCGAGGAACTCGACTGGGAGGACTACCGCGAACACGTCAAGGATGACCCGAAGGCCTACTGCCTCGAGCACCTTGACGGATGGACGTACGGGGAAGTCGTGCAAGCCGTCAGCGACCGGGCCAGCAACCTCACCGAGTTGAACGGTATCCTCATAATTCCGAAGCAGGATCTGATCGACAGGGTGGACTCCCTCACCTGCTCCAAGGCAACCGAGATCCACCAGCGTTTCCTGTGGGACATCGACGAGGACACCGGGATGGTGTCCGTGTTGGGGCGCGAGAAGTGTCATACGAAGGAACGTTGGAGGCTGAAGGAACACCAAGCGAAACGCCTCCTGTACCACTTCGGTTCGATGGAGCGGATCGCCGAGGCCTCCAAGGAGGAACTCGAAGAGGTTCCCGGTGTCGGCCCCGCGACCGCCGAACGGATCGTCGAGGACGACGTGGAGTACAACTAA
- a CDS encoding winged helix-turn-helix domain-containing protein, producing the protein MTATQTDIHLSPTDEAILDEIDAHGRATTTLIARVIDKNEQHVRDRVKRLVEHGVLMTVAPHLYDRPEAARDYLPADEFDD; encoded by the coding sequence ATGACGGCAACCCAAACCGACATCCATCTCAGCCCCACCGACGAAGCCATCCTCGACGAGATCGACGCGCACGGTCGCGCCACCACCACCCTGATCGCCCGCGTGATCGACAAGAACGAACAGCACGTCCGTGACCGTGTGAAGCGTCTCGTGGAACACGGCGTGCTGATGACCGTCGCGCCGCACCTGTATGACAGACCCGAGGCCGCGCGCGACTACCTACCCGCCGACGAGTTCGACGACTGA